The Vicinamibacterales bacterium sequence GGGTGCGGTGATATCAGAAGGTGACCTCGCGCTGATCGCTGACGAGGCAAAGGCTCGAGGGATTTGGGTCGTACTAGATTTATGTTACGAGCGTCTTATTTACGAATCAGTTGCGCACAATTTACCCATGGTCTTATGGAGTCGGATGCCCGAGTTGTCAATAGTTACAGGTTCTATGTCGAAGGCTTATGCGATGACGGGTTGGCGTTGTGGCTGGGTAATTGGACCGAAGCAGGTTGTTGCTGCATGTGGCGCCATTCAAAGTCACGCAACCTCGAATGTCTGCTCGATCACGCAGCGAGCGGCGCTCGGAGCACTTGAGGGCCCGCAGGAATGTGTTGACGAGATGCTTGAGGAATATCGATCTCGTCGAGATCGTGTCATGGATTGGCTCCAGAGCGACTCGCGAATTCGCCTTGTGAGGCCAGCCGGAGCCTTCTATCTTTTTCCAGACATCTCGGAACTTCTGTTAGATTGTAAGATTCCAACCTCAGTAGACTTTGCTCAGAAATTACTCACCGAAGCGCACGTTGCAGTAACCCCAGGCGAGGCATTTGATGCGCCTGGATTTCTACGTATTTCCTACGCCACCTCGATTGAACGATTGCGTGAAGGGGTTGAAAGGATTCATAGGTTCATACGTAGCTTCGGTCCGGCGCCCGGAACTGTCTGACCTGTCGATTTGTGAGGTCGCCTTGGTTATGTGTGGAAGACCTCCTCTTCCTAGAGAAGCATGTTGAAAGCAGAGTTTATTCGTAAAGTTGAAGAGGTTGTTGGGCTGAAAGGCTGTGGTCGTGGCCAAGACGCTCTTGAACTCTACAGCGCTGACGCCTCGAGGTGTGAAGGAAGGGCTGAACTTGTGGTCTTTCCTGACACTACGGACCAGATTTCCACCGTTGCAGCATTGTGCAATCACCATCGGGTGCCGCTAACGGTGAGAGGGGCTGGTACGGGCTCTACGGGAGGTGCTGTACCGTCGCAGGGCGGCATCCTATTAGCCATGGAGCGTTTCAGTCGCATCATTGAAATTGATCAAGTTAACCTCCTGGCTATAGTCGAGCCGAACGTTGTAACCGGTGAGCTCCAGAAGATGGTTGAGTCGATAGGATTATTTTATCCACCGGATCCGGCTAGTTTGAATCGCTGCGCTATTGGGGGAAATATCGCGGAATGCGCAGGCGGTCCAAGAGCGTTTAAATATGGAACCACTAAACGTTATGTTCTTGGCTTGGAGGCTGTTTTGGCAACTGGAGAAATCATTCATACCGGTGGCAAGACAGTGAAGAATGTAGTCGGGTACGACCTGACCCAAACCCTGATTGGATCGGAAGGTACGTTGGCCATCGTGACTAAGGCCATACTTCGCTTGATACCTCTTCCTCCATGTCGTGAAACAGTTCAAGCGACGTTTAGGCATGTTGATGACGCGGTTGGGGCAATGATCGAGCTGGTCAAGGCCCGTGTTATTCCGTCTGCGTTAGAGCTTATTGACTTGGAATCACTCGAAGCCGTTGCTCGCTACTTAGACGATCGAACTCTGGCGCCAGCGGGGACGGCAGCGATGCTTTTACTAGAGGTGGATGGGTTACCGGAGACAGTGCGAGAGGAGGCAGCCCGGGTTGAGGATGCTTGTCGGCGGGTTGGCGCGGAGACCGTCCGATGTGCGGCCGATGTCGAGACCCGGGATGAATTGTGGCGGGTACGCCGAGAGCTGTCGCCGGCCCTTAAGGTGATTGCAGGGTTAAAACTAAATCATGATGTTGTTGTTCCTAAATCTAAGGTGCCTGACCTGTTTAAGGTGGTGGAGCAGCTTCGAATCAATTTTGATCTAACCATTGCATGTTTTGGGCACGTCGGGGATGGCAACATACACGTCAACATCATGGTCGATCCAAATGAACTTCGTGCGGTTTCCCGCGCAGCTGATGCGGAGCTTCAATTGTTTAAAGAGGTCGTTCGCCTAGAAGGTGTGATTAGTGGCGAACACGGCATCGGCTTGTCAAAGCGACCGTTTATGAAGCTCGGCTTATCATCTGACGAACTGGCCTTAATGAGTCGACTCAAGGCTGCGTTTGATCCAAACGGAATATTGAACCCTGGTAAAATCTTTCCCGATTGTTCGCAGGACGATTCAGAAAGCAGTGGATGACACGGACCAAGGACTGCCTGGCTAACGGTTCGTTACGATTAAGACGTTCTGTAGAATATTTTCAGGATCTGGCTGGAGGAGATCGCGTATACGCAGGCCGGCTCTATCGATGTAAGTAATTTGGTCAATTGGTCGTCCCAGTTGCTGTGCTCGTGGCCTCAGTCCTACCCAATCTCTTTCCGGAAGTATGCATAGGACCGGCGTCGTTGTTTCCAGAAAAGCGCTGACTTGCTCGGTGGTGAACATTTCGTGGCGCGGATGCCCGGAATAGAAGACCTGGTTCCGACCGAATGCCCGATAGGTACCGAGCAGATATTCACTCTGCCAATGTTTTGAGATGATGGCGCTTACCTGCTCAACGGGTGCTGGGCGATAAGTTGAAAACAGCTGTGTGTGAAGAACCAGGAGGATCACAGCGCTAGCAGCTGTGATTATAGGTATTACCCGATTCAGGGAAACGAAGATTGGCGAAATGGCGACCGCCGTTCCGGCGCCAATTAGGATGAGCCCCGTAAGCCAGGGATAGGTCGATCCAAGAAGCTCGAGTATCGGAGAAGCTCGAAAAAACAGAATGCCGAGGATTAACCAAAAGGTGGCAACCAACGCCACGGAGGTGCGCATCAATAGCGTGGGCTGTGCGCTGAGTTGCCTTTGAATACTCCTAGCAAGAAGGATGGCCAATGGTGCAAGGGCGGGAAGAATGTAGCGTGGCTGCTTGCCAATCGAAAGAGTGTAGAAGAGTAGTGGAGCAGCTGCCCAGACAACAAGCCGTAGACAAGTCGGTGATGGAAGTGTTCTGGCCTTGAGTGCTTTGATGAGGTCGGGTATCCACAGAATCGTGAATGGTGTCCAAGGTAGCAACCCGCCGGCAAGCACTGGAAGGTAAAACCATAGCGGTCGCGTTTGATTAAATTCTTCTGTTGTAAACCTTGCAATATTCTCGCCGACAAAAAAATAAACAAGGTAGGAAGGGCCGTGCTGATAAGCCATGACCAGGAACCATGGTGAGGCCAATACGAGAAATAGCAGGATGGCTATCACCGGCAAGATTGGTCTAAGACCGGTGGAGCGTCCAGGGCCAGGACTGACGACGCCTGGGTTGGCGTGTTTCCAATAAGCCAGCGGTAACGCAACCATTAAAGGTAAAACGATTCCGATCGGCCCCTTTGCAAGACATGCAAGCGCTGCCGAGGCCGCCGCGGCTAGGAGCCATGTCCGACGGTGCGAATCGGAATTAACGGCCTGGCCATTTCCAGCATCGATCGGGTTGCATGACAACGCCCGTAATAATGACCATGTTGCGAAAACAATAAGCACCGTTACGGGTAGGTCGGGAAGAGCTTGCCATGCAATCGCAGAAGTGCCGAATGTTGTGGCTACTATGGAACCGGCGAGAAATCCAGTGGAGGTGTTGTACCATCGCCGACCTATTGTGAAGGTTAGTAGGACTAATAAAAGGCCCGCAAATGCGGATGGAAAGCGAGCAGCGGTCTCATTGACACCAGTGAGTAAGTAGCCTGTTCCGATGAGCCAGTACATCAGGACGGGCTTTTGAAATCGTACAGTGTCGTTGTAATGGGGAGTTAGCCAATCACCGGTCATCACCATTTGACGGGCAGCTTCGGCATAATATGCCTCATCCGAGTCCGCTATGGCGCCATTACCGAGGGCGAGGAAGAACGTGACAGCGCAGAGCACCACGAGCCAGCGTAGGGGCGTCTGCACGGGTGGATTGTAACCCAGCTAGGAAGTGTAAAGATGGGATCGCAGGCTTGTTAATGGCGTTTTTTCTAGCAGTTGACAGTCCTGAGCCTCTTTCGTATACTCAAATCTCGTCGGGCATTGCTCGCATTGCGAATAGTCAGACTGCGGAACTTCCTGTTTCGCCTTTTACAATCCACACCCCTTACAACCTCTACTTACGGTTAACGTCTTTATGACAACAGAAAAAAAGCGCTCCTCAGCGCGTGCAGCCAACGATCAGGCCAGCGGCCAAGATTCAACAGCGGTTACGTCCCCGAAGTTGGCTCAGAAATCGAACTCCCGAAAACAGGGAAACACCTTAAACATTAGCGAGCTTAAGGAGATGAGTATCCAGAAGCTCACTCAAGTTGCCAAGGACCTGAGTGTTGCTGGCGCGACTGGCATGCGGAAACAGGAGCTCATTTTTCAGATTCTGAAAGCACAGACGGAAAAAAGTGGCTTCATTTTCTCTGAGGGTGTGCTTGAGGTATTGCCTGACGGTTACGGTTTTCTACGCGCGCCTGACTACAACTACCTTCCAGGGCCTGACGACATTTACGTTTCTCCGTCACAAATACGTAAGTTTGATTTGCAGACTGGGGACACGGTGTCTGGGCAAATCCGGCCACCGAAGGAGGGAGAGCGTTATTTCGCCTTGATTAAGGTTGAAGCCGTGAACTTCGAGGCGCCTGATCAGGCTAGGAACAAGTTATTTTTTGAAAACCTAACACCTCTTTATCCTGAGGAGCGGGTGAAGCTCGAAACCGGAGGTGACAATTTGTCAGCTCGGGTCATGGACCTCATGACCCCAATAGGCAAGGGACAACGTGGGTTGATCGTGGCCTCGCCGCGTACGGGCAAGACGATGCTGCTGCAGAACATCGCCCAATCAGTTTCTGCAAATCACCCTGAAGTCTATTTAATAGTGTTGCTAATTGACGAACGGCCTGAAGAAGTCACAGATATGCAGCGGTCCGTAGATGGGGAGGTCATTTCATCAACATTTGATGAGCCAGCGCAGAGGCATGTGCAGGTTGCTGAGATGGTGATAGAGAAGGCTAAGCGCCTAGTAGAACATAAAAAGGATGTGCTCATTGTTCTCGATTCAATTACGCGGCTCGCACGGGCGTACAACACCGTAATACCACCCTCCGGGAAAGTCCTTTCTGGCGGCTTAGATTCGAATGCATTGCAGAAACCGAAGCGGTTTTTTGGTGCCGCCAGAAATATTGAGGAAGGTGGCTCCTTAACGATCATGGCAACCGCATTGGTTGATACTGGCTCGAGAATGGACGACGTGATTTTTGAAGAATTTAAGGGCACCGGCAATATGGAGATTCACCTTGATCGAAAATTAGTCGAAAAACGTGTTTTCCCTGCGATTGACATACAAAAGAGTGGCACTCGGAAGGAAGAGTTGCTAATTGATAAGGATGATCTCAATAGGGTGTGGGTGCTTCGTAAGGTATTAGCACCTCTTTCTGCGGTTGAGGCGATGGAGCTTTTGTTGGATAAGATGGGCAAGGCGGAGTCGAACTCCGACTTTCTTTCGGCAATGCAAAAAATGGGATAGGTAGGGTGCCGGTGGCTGGAACGATGACGATTAAGGTTCGACGGAATGGCCCCTATCGTATAGATGGCGAAGGGGTGACGATTATCGATTGGCAGGGGCAGAAATATGCCGCCAAGGACGGTAACGTTGTTCTCTGCCGGTGTGGCGCTTCAGCCAATAAACCGTTTTGTGACGGCGCCCATTCTCGAATTGGATTTGCGCCAGACTCAACTACTGAGGATAACTTGACTTAGGTCGGATAGGGGGTCGAGTAAAGGGCCACTAGGAAGGCTCCTTTGCCGTGTTAGACCCCTCGAGTTTAGCTAATGCCTCGTAATGAGCGCGTTCCCTGTCGTTAAGCTGAGTTGGTAATAGAAGCTCGACGGTTGCGTAGAGAGCGCCGCGATCCTCTGGCTTTCGCACTCCCGGCATTCCCTGTCCTTTTAAGCGGAACACCTGCCCAGGTTGGGTTCCTGGTGGTATTTTTAGATTGAGGGCTATCCCCTCAACGTTTTGCACGGGAACGGCTCCTCCTAGAATAGCTGTTGTGAGTGGAACAGTAACCGAGGTATGAAGGTCGCGCCCTTTTCGGCGAAACTTCGGATGTGGGACAATTCGCACTCTTAGCAGCAGTTCTCCCGAAGCAGTCGAGCCGCCTTCTGGGCCATAAGGGATTCGAATTCGAGAGCGGTCGCTTACACCAGGTGGAATTCGGACGCTAACCACTCTAGTTTTATTGGCACTAAGAATTGAGATGCGTCGCTCCACGCCCAGAAAAGCTTCCTCGAGTGATAGGTCGATTGTCTGATTCACCTCTTTTGATTCTTTTCGCCGAGGACCTCGGGGGCGGGGTTGGCCAGGAGTTCCTCCAAAAAAGGCGTTAAAGAAATCCGAGAATGGGCTTGCGCCGTCGGCTCCTAGATTAGGTCCTCTAGTGGCATCGCCAAAATCAATTGTCCACCCACCACCGCCTCCAAAGGGCATTCCGCGGCCGAATGGGTCCTGATGGGGAGTGCCTGGCGATCCTGATTGCTCATACATCTTCCAGTTAGCTCCCAGCTCGTTGTATTTCCTTCGGGTCTCAGGATTCCCCAAAACCTCATAGGCCTCGGTAATGTTTTTAAAGACCGATTCGGCTTTTGCATTACCGGGATTCACATCCGGATGATGTTTACGGGCGAGCCTGCGGTAGGCCTGCTTGATTTCCTTATCAGTGGCGTTCTTGCTTACCCCGAGAGTGTCGTAATAGTCCATAAATTGCATGATCCGGCTGATAACCTGATGAGTTGACAGGAGACTGGATTAATCGAATCATTGAATGAAGGATTTGATCATTACGAAATATGAGGCAAATTAGTGATTGATATAGACTTTGGTTGGAACGAATCTATCTCTTGATACAACGTGGGTCAAGATCGGACGGTAACTACTCTCTCGAATGCTGGAAGTTGTAAACGCAGCCTGGTAGAGCCTTCTAACTTTTCACCCTGCACGGACTTTTAACATTGACTAATCGAGAAACCTTTTCCTCTCGCTGGGGGCTTATCCTGGCCGGTCTCGGTCTGGCGGTTGGAACTGGTAACTTGTGGCGCTTTCCGCGCATTGCTGCAGAAAACGGCGGCGCTGCATTCCTCATTCCATGGATCATTTTTTTGTTTTTGTGGTCATTGCCCCTCATGATCGCGGAGTTTGGCATTGGCCGCGGCACTCGTCGCGGCGTAGTTGGCTCCTTCGCTAAGTTGATCGGGTCACGATACGCATGGATGGGTGGTTTTATCGCCGTTACAACGATAATGGTTCTGTTTTACTACACCGTTGTCACCGGTTGGGCGTTGAAGTATTTTTTCGTCGCGATCAGGGGGGGAATACCCGCAGGGTCCCCAGAAGCCTACTGGGCAACTTACAGCCACTCGGTGTGGCAGCCCATTTTCTTTCACCTTATTTCTGTCGGGATCGGCGCCTTTATTATTCAACGTGGAGTTGTGCATGGGATTGAACGAGCGAATCGCATTCTTATTCCAATATTGTTTCTATTGTTGATCGTGGCGGTTATTCGGTCTGTGACACTTCCAGGTGCGGACCGCGGTTTGGCGTTTTTGTTTAACCCTGACCTCTCGGCATTAAAAAGCCACAAAACTTGGCTCGAAGCGCTGACTCAATCTGCATGGTCTACTGGTGCTGGGTGGGGCATGCTGCTTACCTATGCGACGTATATGCGGCGAAATGACGATGTTGTGTTGAACGCATCTACAATTGGCTTAGGTGACAACTCGGCATCGCTTTTAGCCGGCATGGCGATAGTGCCGACGGCGTTTGCCTTACTCTCGAATGAGGAAGCCCAGGCGGCTATGGCATCCGGCAATGAAGGCCTAACCTTTATATGGATTCCACAGCTCTTTGCACTGGTGCCGTTCGGCCACGTCTTTCTTCCCTTGTTTTTTTTAGCGTTGTTTTGTGCGGCCCTTTCCACCTTGATTGCGATGATTGAGTTTGCAACTCGAATACTGATGGACGGAGGTGTGAAAAGACGCAGAGCGGTACGATTGGTTGCCAGCGTGGTGGCAGTCATGGGAATACCTTCTGCGGTGAGCATGACGGTGTTTGTGAATCAGGACTGGGTGTGGGGACTCGCACTTATGATCAGCGGGTTATTTATTGCGATCGCCGTAATACGGTTTGGTCAAGATCGATTTTTGAATGAGTTTGTTAATGTTGAAGGTAACGACCTGAATCTTGGACGATTCTACGGATGGCTTATTAGATATGTAGTGCCAGCTGAGTTTATCGCTATCTTTTCCTGGTGGGTGTATGCCGCGGTCACAGCGCCAGGGTCTAAGCCTTGGTGGAATCCTACCGATCCGGTCGGTCTTGGTACGTGTTTGCTTCAATGGGGCGTGGCTCTGTCGCTCCTGATCTATTTCAATAAGGGCATCGCAGAACGTAGTTTGCATGAAGAGAAGGGGCAATTATGAGTTACGACACCTGGATAATGATGGTTATCGTGCTCATCGTGAACTGGGGTGGCTTTGTAGCGATGCTCGCCTATGGTATTCAGCGAGAGGCTCGAAAGGAGAAGTTAGGGTCTATTTCAAAGCCGGACCATTATTGAGGTGGGAACTGTCCTCGGGATGACGATTTCTAGGATTTCTGCCAAGACATTCCCTACGGTCTTTTATCAGGGTGGATGGGTTCTTCGAAGGAGGATGATGTGGGGTATCCAGAGTTCATGATCGCGCCGATGCGTGAAGAGTTAGTGCGGTTAGGCGTGAAAGAGCTACGCACTGCCGCTGAGGTGGACAACCTCGTTAAAGATACCAAGGGTACGGTGATGGTGGTAGTGAACTCTGTCTGTGGCTGTGCAGCCGGGCGGGCTCGGCCAGGGGTTGCCTTAGCGCTTCAGCATGCGACAACACCTGATGTTACCGCCACGGTCTTTGCCGGGGCGGACATTGAGGCCACCGAACAGGCTCGGTCCCACTTCGTTGGATATCCGTCCTCATCTCCAGCAATTGGACTACTCAAGGATGGCCACCTGGTCTATATGATGGAGCGACATCAAATTGAGGGTCAGGAGGCTCCAGCTATCGCCAGACAGTTAATCGGTGCATTTGAAGAGCACTGCTCGACAGTCGAAGTCGCTCGTTGAGTCGGTTACGGTTGGTTTTCTGGCGGGCGGTGGATGCATGCCGCCCGTTCTTATTGTACCGGTAGTTATTTAGAGCAAGGACTGGTAACGGGAAGCGGGCCTACGTGAGCGTAGCGGTTAGACGTGCTTGCAACAACTTCGTCATCATGCCTTGAGGACCACCAAATGCAATTAGTAGAACCGCCTGAAATGGCGAGTCGGGACTTGAAGTCATAAGCGCGTTAATTGAATTCTACCCTAGGAAAATCGGGATGTGGATCAGTCGGAAAGTATGGGTCGGTTGTTGCCCGTGCTATACTCGCCCGTTTTTATGTCTCGAATACTTGTGACAAATGATGATGGCATTCGATCCGACGGTCTGGAATCTCTTGCTGTCGCACTCGAAGAGTTGGGCGATGTGGTGGCGGTTGCACCTCTACTCGAGTCTAGTGCGATTAGTCACTCATTAACACTGCGGAGACCGTTACGACTAGAGCGGATTGCACGACAAAGGTACGCTGTGGACGGTACGCCGGCCGATTGTGTAAACGTCGCTCTAGTGAAGCTCCTAGGGGGGCTACCGGATGTGGTGGTCTCCGGAATCAATAAGGGGGCTAACGTCGGTGATGACGTTTTCTATTCGGGCACGATTGCTGGGGCAATGGAGGCGACACTACTCGGGATTCCCAGTTTGGCAATATCTTTAGAGCGAACGGCAAACCCATTCAATTTTTCCCAAGCTTGCTCAG is a genomic window containing:
- a CDS encoding pyridoxal phosphate-dependent aminotransferase, yielding MAVDMLADRMNRVASSPTLKVGLEAARLRRTGADVVDFGAGEPDFSTPPSAKAEAKAAIDADFTKYTANAGIDELKEAIANRYRSAYGVDYSPGQVIVTAGGKQALYNTAMALFGPGDEVVTHSPGWPSIPEQIRLADAAPVMVRTDAEDGFRVKPQAILSALTRRTRGIIINSPGNPTGAVISEGDLALIADEAKARGIWVVLDLCYERLIYESVAHNLPMVLWSRMPELSIVTGSMSKAYAMTGWRCGWVIGPKQVVAACGAIQSHATSNVCSITQRAALGALEGPQECVDEMLEEYRSRRDRVMDWLQSDSRIRLVRPAGAFYLFPDISELLLDCKIPTSVDFAQKLLTEAHVAVTPGEAFDAPGFLRISYATSIERLREGVERIHRFIRSFGPAPGTV
- a CDS encoding FAD-linked oxidase C-terminal domain-containing protein produces the protein MLKAEFIRKVEEVVGLKGCGRGQDALELYSADASRCEGRAELVVFPDTTDQISTVAALCNHHRVPLTVRGAGTGSTGGAVPSQGGILLAMERFSRIIEIDQVNLLAIVEPNVVTGELQKMVESIGLFYPPDPASLNRCAIGGNIAECAGGPRAFKYGTTKRYVLGLEAVLATGEIIHTGGKTVKNVVGYDLTQTLIGSEGTLAIVTKAILRLIPLPPCRETVQATFRHVDDAVGAMIELVKARVIPSALELIDLESLEAVARYLDDRTLAPAGTAAMLLLEVDGLPETVREEAARVEDACRRVGAETVRCAADVETRDELWRVRRELSPALKVIAGLKLNHDVVVPKSKVPDLFKVVEQLRINFDLTIACFGHVGDGNIHVNIMVDPNELRAVSRAADAELQLFKEVVRLEGVISGEHGIGLSKRPFMKLGLSSDELALMSRLKAAFDPNGILNPGKIFPDCSQDDSESSG
- a CDS encoding glycosyltransferase family 39 protein; this encodes MQTPLRWLVVLCAVTFFLALGNGAIADSDEAYYAEAARQMVMTGDWLTPHYNDTVRFQKPVLMYWLIGTGYLLTGVNETAARFPSAFAGLLLVLLTFTIGRRWYNTSTGFLAGSIVATTFGTSAIAWQALPDLPVTVLIVFATWSLLRALSCNPIDAGNGQAVNSDSHRRTWLLAAAASAALACLAKGPIGIVLPLMVALPLAYWKHANPGVVSPGPGRSTGLRPILPVIAILLFLVLASPWFLVMAYQHGPSYLVYFFVGENIARFTTEEFNQTRPLWFYLPVLAGGLLPWTPFTILWIPDLIKALKARTLPSPTCLRLVVWAAAPLLFYTLSIGKQPRYILPALAPLAILLARSIQRQLSAQPTLLMRTSVALVATFWLILGILFFRASPILELLGSTYPWLTGLILIGAGTAVAISPIFVSLNRVIPIITAASAVILLVLHTQLFSTYRPAPVEQVSAIISKHWQSEYLLGTYRAFGRNQVFYSGHPRHEMFTTEQVSAFLETTTPVLCILPERDWVGLRPRAQQLGRPIDQITYIDRAGLRIRDLLQPDPENILQNVLIVTNR
- the rho gene encoding transcription termination factor Rho, with the translated sequence MTTEKKRSSARAANDQASGQDSTAVTSPKLAQKSNSRKQGNTLNISELKEMSIQKLTQVAKDLSVAGATGMRKQELIFQILKAQTEKSGFIFSEGVLEVLPDGYGFLRAPDYNYLPGPDDIYVSPSQIRKFDLQTGDTVSGQIRPPKEGERYFALIKVEAVNFEAPDQARNKLFFENLTPLYPEERVKLETGGDNLSARVMDLMTPIGKGQRGLIVASPRTGKTMLLQNIAQSVSANHPEVYLIVLLIDERPEEVTDMQRSVDGEVISSTFDEPAQRHVQVAEMVIEKAKRLVEHKKDVLIVLDSITRLARAYNTVIPPSGKVLSGGLDSNALQKPKRFFGAARNIEEGGSLTIMATALVDTGSRMDDVIFEEFKGTGNMEIHLDRKLVEKRVFPAIDIQKSGTRKEELLIDKDDLNRVWVLRKVLAPLSAVEAMELLLDKMGKAESNSDFLSAMQKMG
- a CDS encoding CDGSH iron-sulfur domain-containing protein encodes the protein MTIKVRRNGPYRIDGEGVTIIDWQGQKYAAKDGNVVLCRCGASANKPFCDGAHSRIGFAPDSTTEDNLT
- a CDS encoding DnaJ C-terminal domain-containing protein, with the protein product MQFMDYYDTLGVSKNATDKEIKQAYRRLARKHHPDVNPGNAKAESVFKNITEAYEVLGNPETRRKYNELGANWKMYEQSGSPGTPHQDPFGRGMPFGGGGGWTIDFGDATRGPNLGADGASPFSDFFNAFFGGTPGQPRPRGPRRKESKEVNQTIDLSLEEAFLGVERRISILSANKTRVVSVRIPPGVSDRSRIRIPYGPEGGSTASGELLLRVRIVPHPKFRRKGRDLHTSVTVPLTTAILGGAVPVQNVEGIALNLKIPPGTQPGQVFRLKGQGMPGVRKPEDRGALYATVELLLPTQLNDRERAHYEALAKLEGSNTAKEPS
- a CDS encoding sodium-dependent transporter; this encodes MTNRETFSSRWGLILAGLGLAVGTGNLWRFPRIAAENGGAAFLIPWIIFLFLWSLPLMIAEFGIGRGTRRGVVGSFAKLIGSRYAWMGGFIAVTTIMVLFYYTVVTGWALKYFFVAIRGGIPAGSPEAYWATYSHSVWQPIFFHLISVGIGAFIIQRGVVHGIERANRILIPILFLLLIVAVIRSVTLPGADRGLAFLFNPDLSALKSHKTWLEALTQSAWSTGAGWGMLLTYATYMRRNDDVVLNASTIGLGDNSASLLAGMAIVPTAFALLSNEEAQAAMASGNEGLTFIWIPQLFALVPFGHVFLPLFFLALFCAALSTLIAMIEFATRILMDGGVKRRRAVRLVASVVAVMGIPSAVSMTVFVNQDWVWGLALMISGLFIAIAVIRFGQDRFLNEFVNVEGNDLNLGRFYGWLIRYVVPAEFIAIFSWWVYAAVTAPGSKPWWNPTDPVGLGTCLLQWGVALSLLIYFNKGIAERSLHEEKGQL
- a CDS encoding BrxA/BrxB family bacilliredoxin, which gives rise to MGSSKEDDVGYPEFMIAPMREELVRLGVKELRTAAEVDNLVKDTKGTVMVVVNSVCGCAAGRARPGVALALQHATTPDVTATVFAGADIEATEQARSHFVGYPSSSPAIGLLKDGHLVYMMERHQIEGQEAPAIARQLIGAFEEHCSTVEVAR
- the surE gene encoding 5'/3'-nucleotidase SurE encodes the protein MDQSESMGRLLPVLYSPVFMSRILVTNDDGIRSDGLESLAVALEELGDVVAVAPLLESSAISHSLTLRRPLRLERIARQRYAVDGTPADCVNVALVKLLGGLPDVVVSGINKGANVGDDVFYSGTIAGAMEATLLGIPSLAISLERTANPFNFSQACSVAVSLTKSVLSERLPERTVLNVNVPERPAKGVRVTVQGRRNPVSSLADRLDPREEPYFWIQQGKARWEEMEHSDHHALADGWISITPLQSDLTNHAALELIADLSRTRSTEVE